In Clostridia bacterium, a genomic segment contains:
- a CDS encoding DUF441 domain-containing protein, whose amino-acid sequence MWGETGLIFLIIIGILGKAPLIAIAACILMVLKLSHLTHYFPLIERRALEMGLLFLMLSVLTPLARGKFSTSELKAGLFSGIGLFAFLGGAVATHLNEAGLSLLQAHPELLFGLIIGSLIGIIFLGGIPVGPLMAAGLAALFIKIINFWR is encoded by the coding sequence ATGTGGGGTGAAACAGGATTAATTTTTTTAATTATTATTGGTATTTTGGGAAAAGCCCCTTTAATCGCGATTGCGGCCTGTATTTTAATGGTCTTAAAATTATCTCACCTCACTCATTATTTTCCTTTGATTGAGCGGCGGGCCTTAGAAATGGGGTTGCTTTTTTTAATGCTTTCTGTATTGACACCTTTGGCTCGGGGTAAATTTTCTACATCAGAATTAAAGGCCGGGCTTTTTTCGGGAATCGGTTTGTTTGCTTTTTTAGGTGGTGCTGTGGCTACTCATTTAAATGAGGCAGGTTTAAGTTTATTACAAGCTCATCCGGAATTATTGTTTGGTTTAATTATTGGCTCCTTAATCGGAATTATTTTTTTGGGGGGAATTCCGGTGGGTCCCTTGATGGCGGCGGGTTTAGCAGCTCTTTTTATAAAAATAATAAATTTTTGGCGATAA
- a CDS encoding YqhV family protein: MHPILSMAFWMGCLRIFSGCLEITAGFFMLHFRSVETALKINSVLALVGPLIMITVTSLGLVGISSQVSLEKMLIILSGVLLIFWGINKI, encoded by the coding sequence ATGCACCCTATTTTATCCATGGCTTTTTGGATGGGTTGTTTAAGAATTTTTTCCGGATGTTTAGAAATCACAGCAGGATTTTTCATGCTTCATTTTCGCAGTGTGGAAACAGCCCTAAAAATTAACAGTGTCTTAGCTTTAGTCGGACCTTTAATTATGATTACCGTTACATCCTTAGGTTTAGTAGGAATCAGTTCCCAAGTCTCTTTGGAAAAAATGTTAATTATTTTAAGTGGTGTACTGTTAATTTTTTGGGGAATAAATAAAATATGA
- a CDS encoding DUF1657 domain-containing protein yields the protein MTVGTQMHQTLASLESACADLKSFALETEDKTAKKMFAEYSQQLESICQGMKARCNYIEQEEPQYKVFESAIQQGVQHENQHEDMNTTQY from the coding sequence TTGACTGTAGGAACACAAATGCACCAGACTTTAGCTTCCTTGGAATCTGCTTGTGCTGATTTAAAATCATTTGCCTTAGAAACTGAAGACAAAACCGCAAAAAAAATGTTTGCCGAATACTCACAGCAGCTTGAATCTATTTGTCAAGGCATGAAGGCTAGATGTAATTATATCGAACAAGAAGAACCCCAATATAAAGTCTTCGAAAGTGCAATCCAACAAGGTGTACAACATGAAAACCAACATGAGGACATGAACACTACGCAATATTAA